The Arachis hypogaea cultivar Tifrunner chromosome 14, arahy.Tifrunner.gnm2.J5K5, whole genome shotgun sequence genome has a segment encoding these proteins:
- the LOC112741996 gene encoding uncharacterized protein, whose amino-acid sequence MKTDNFKPLRRCDDTLVVVWGLGYFLRVKRREEKRREEMLNIKRVFNAVSNYQKRGGGEATHPVGGCGYSCPKTAAFKYRTTDYVTDNAA is encoded by the exons ATGAAAACTGACAACTTCAAACCTCTGCGACGCTGCGACGACACTCTTG TTGTTGTTTGGGGATTGGGGTATTTTTTGAGggtaaagagaagagaagagaagagaagagaagagatgtTGAACATTAAGAGGGTTTTCAATGCTGTTTCGAATTATCAAAAAAGAGGAGGGGGAGAGGCTACTCACCCTGTAGGAGGATGTGGTTACAGTTGCCCAAAAACTGCTGCATTCAAG TACCGTACTACCGATTATGTCACTGATAATGCTGCTTGA